The following are from one region of the Sorghum bicolor cultivar BTx623 chromosome 2, Sorghum_bicolor_NCBIv3, whole genome shotgun sequence genome:
- the LOC8077507 gene encoding glycine-rich cell wall structural protein has translation MGKRVWAAAFAALAVVIALGVPAGRVAEARTLEKDGLLGGGFGAGGGGGFGAGAGAGLGHGSGLGGGFGGGKGGGGGLGGGIGHGGGLGGGFGGGKGGGLGGGGGLGGGLGGGFGGGKGGGLGGGGGLGGGGGLGGGAGGGGGLGGGAGGGGGLGGGAGGGGGLGGGAGGGAGGGLGGGAGGGAGGGLGGGAGGGAGGGLGGGAGGGAGGGLGGGAGGGAGGGLGGGAGGGAGAGGGFGGGKGGGFGGGVGGGGGAGGGAGGGFGGGKGGGFGGGKGGGFGGGAGGGKGGGFGGGSGGGFGGGGGAGGGFGGGAGGGAGGGGGFGGGAGGGGGIGGGL, from the coding sequence ATGGGGAAGCGCGTGTGGGCGGCGGCGTTCGCGGCGCTGGCCGTGGTGATCGCGCTCGGCGTGCCCGCCGGCCGCGTCGCTGAGGCGCGCACCTTGGAGAAGGACGGCCTGCTGGGCGGAGGCTTCGGTGCTGGAGGCGGAGGTGGTTTCGGTGCGGGTGCGGGTGCGGGCCTTGGCCATGGCAGTGGTCTTGGGGGCGGatttggaggaggtaaaggcggCGGTGGAGGCCTTGGCGGGGGGATCGGACATGGCGGCGGCCTTGGTGGTGGCTTCGGTGGCGGGAAAGGTGGCGGGctaggtggaggaggaggcctTGGTGGTGGCCTTGGAGGTGGCTTTGGAGGCGGGAAAGGTGGCGGTCTTGGTGGAGGTGGTGGCCTCGGTGGTGGAGGTGGCCTTGGTGGTGGtgcaggaggaggcggcggccttGGTGGTGGTgcaggcggaggcggcggccttGGGGGCGGtgctggtggaggcggtggtctTGGTGGCGGCGCTGGAGGAGGTGCTGGCGGTGGTCttggcggcggcgcgggaggTGGTGCTGGCGGTGGtcttggcggcggcgctggaggagGTGCTGGCGGTGGTCTTGGCGGCGGTGCGGGAGGTGGTGCTGGCGGTGGTCttggcggcggcgcgggaggTGGTGCTGGCGGTGGTCttggcggcggcgcgggaggTGGTGCCGGAGCTGGCGGCGGTTTCGGAGGAGGCAAAGGAGGAGGCTtcggtggtggcgttggagggGGCGGCGGCGCAGGCGGTGGTGCCGGTGGCGGTTTCGGAGGAGGCAAAGGCGGCGGGTTTGGCGGCGGCAAGGGAGGCGGCTTCGGCGGAGGCGCAGGTGGTGGCAAGGGCGGTGGCTTCGGCGGCGGATCAGGCGGAGGctttggtggtggcggcggcgcgggcggtGGTTTCGGCGGAGGAGCTGGTGGTGGTGCCGGTGGCGGGGGCGGCTTCGGCGGAGGCgctggaggcggcggcggcatcgGTGGCGGACTTTGA